In Rosa chinensis cultivar Old Blush chromosome 1, RchiOBHm-V2, whole genome shotgun sequence, a genomic segment contains:
- the LOC112199202 gene encoding sterol 3-beta-glucosyltransferase UGT80A2: MFKNKGFLPSEPSEVSIQRQQIKEIIFSLLPAWKEPYPDSKVPFKADAIIANPPAYGHSHVAEALKIPIHIFFTMPWTPTSEFPHPLSCVKRHIGYRFSSMHCALGTEGLTIANIY, translated from the exons ATGTTCAAGAATAAAGGTTTCTTGCCATCGGAACCTTCGGAAGTATCTATTCAGCGACagcaaataaaagaaataatattttctttactTCCTGCGTGGAAAGAACCTTATCCTGATTCGAAAGTCCCGTTTAAAGCAGATGCAATAATTGCCAACCCACCAGCATATG GGCACTCTCATGTTGCTGAGGCACTAAAAATACCGATTCATATATTTTTCACAATGCCATGGAC GCCTACCAGTGAATTCCCTCACCCTCTATCCTGTGTCAAGCGACATATTGGATATAGA TTTTCTTCAATGCACTGTGCACTAGGTACTGAGGGACTAACAATTGCTAATATCTATTGA